aagtttggtgggaaacgtttgttgaagtcagtcacaagattaacaggtgtgttaggtttaaagagttgaatattgtaaaggataagtctggcgaggtaaaatattggctcacctgtgttcgttccttgggcaggagtctgtggctgccggtgttgatcacaggtaagatacacgtgcaccagtgatgactggaccttcacagactacctaaggtgagtgataacagacactggatgccctccaggcgatggctgggggctgtataacgccagccacacactgcggcccgcggggcttccagcaaggttactcccggggctccttgtgtgacagcctgtggatggtggcaggcggtcaccagccatcgcttggagggtctccagtgtctgtcatcactcaatctctgtcagtctgtgaaggttgcacctgcattttacctgtcagcgaacaccacttcagtcgtgatggccatgtaggtgtttccaaggtccgcctcgccgaaccactcatctcagcacggtcagcacagtccacagatatttcaggatgagtttcaaatcattacacgcctccaattcgtctagacgaggcagatatattaggaggtgatgccttccctcccgctgtaatccaccatgttgcaatacttatgcatttttaacggtgctaagggagccccttccccgccttaaattttccgcccgctaagtgctccagcttcagcgctaagcggcccagcgccattttaagtagaaaacttaacgattctttgccgttaagtgcacttagcgatgctaagaactTTTGTGTATACCGCCCCAGAAAACCTCTCCACCGCGCAAGTAGATGATGACGTCACCGAAAATATCGAGAGCAGGGTTCTGCGGGTCGAGAACTGTCAGTCACTCAAACACCAGTGTGTAGAGCGAAGCTCCGTTTTCTGATTAAAGGGGTAGCTAAGGCAGACAAATAACATAAAGATGCCAACAGTTTGTATAGTGCAGAAGTGCAATGCCGCAAGACTGAAAGGTGATAAAAATATTCATTTCTTTTCACTacccaaagaaaaagatcttagaAAGAAATGGATTGAATTATGTGGCACACACAATAATCGGTCATCTGGATACGTATGCAGCCGTCATTTTGAAAGTAATGCATTTGAAAGAAACTTGAAATATGAGTTGTTTTGTTTGCCAGTGCCCCCAAGTCAAATTAAGTTCAAGAAAGGAGCAGTGCCTACACTTGGACTACCCACATTAACAAGTAAGTTGGTTCCTTTACTGTGTAACAAGTAAACTAGCATGAAGGTGGGGTGCTGTTTTGTAGGGTTCAGGCGTAATTGGTGCTATTTTTGTTAATGTGTAGAATGCCATCATAAACTGATTTAATTAAAGAGTTAGTTATAAAGGTAACGAGGTAGTCCGTTGTTTATATAATACATATGTTCGGGCTCTATATTTAGATTATTGTATACATGCTTGGTCACCACATTATAGTCAGGATGTAAATATGTTAGAAGCAATTCAGAGGAGAGCAACTAGGATGATCCAAGCATTGAGACATCCAGAGTAGGATAGGTTAAAAGAGTTAAATAGATTTTCATTTGAGAGATGTCAAAGAGGTGAtatgatagttatatatatatatatatatatatatatatatatatatatatatatatatatatatatatatatatatatatatatatatatatatatagatatatatatatatagatagatagatagatagatagatagatagatagatagatagatagatagatagatagatagatagatagatagatagatagataggatatagatatatacaaaacgtGTTTAAATAGTGACTATTTACATGTAAGTAGCTTCTTTACACTAGAACAGGAAAACAGGACTAGGAACCATGTAGCAACGTTAGGAAATAAGTAAAGTTAGGTCATGTCAACTtgaattagattaggttagattaggttccaTACATAACACATTAGAAAGAAAAATCCATTTCACAAATTCACTATGCCTTTCATAAAgttaacaaatacacacattcccTGTAACTTACACAAATGCACACCCACACAACTGACACAtatacacatccacacacatatATTATTTATTGATTAAATATATGCAGAAATATTTTCCCATtatttaataatataaatatttgCAAGCATGTGATATCAAACGCAcatgtgtgtttttctatatatatatatatatatatatatatatatatatatatatatatatatatatatatatatatatatatatatatatatatatatatatatatatatatatatatatatatatgtgtgtgtgtgtttataaaaaataataaagttggCTAATGTATCCTATATATTACAGCTTGTGAGCCACACCCTCCACAGGAAGAACCAGAGCATCACATCCAAGATGCTTTGACTGCACACACTGCTGGAGCTTCAAGTCAACTTATGAGTAAGTAGTAAGCCCTCTATAATATGGCCTTGATTTCTGGCTTCCCTTCCTATATGGAGGGAGAtagccttggtgtgtgtgtgtttgtgtatgtgtgtgtgtgtgtgtgtgtgtgtgtgtgtgtgtgtgtgtgtatcttcatTTATATGTTTCTGTGTTTAataatatatttatttaattctggCTAAATTATTTTTCATAATTCAATAATGTGATATCAAATGTTCATATCTGTCTTTCTAAAAGATAATACACATGGCTAATGTATCCCATATATCACAGCATGTGAGACAGTCATTGAGGTTCACCCTCAGCCACACCCTCCACAGGAAGAACTCCTACTAGAGCATCACATCCAAGATGCTTTGACTGCACACACCGCTGGACCTTCAAGTCAACCTAAGAGTAAGTAGTAAGCCCTTACATTGCTTGTGTGAAGAAATCTTCCTCAAgttaaataataatgtaataatacacTGGAAGACATGAGTGTTTGAGTGGGTGTGAGATGTTATGGTGGAGGATGTGTGTGGGAAACAGAGTAGCATgtgtgaaaaaaagaaatggtgagCAATAGTTGATTCTGtgcatgtattaaaaaaaaaaagtcaaaacatGTAATAGTAAATACAGAAGTCtacttttttatataaaatataaattaagTATGAATATAGATTTTAACTATTTGCAATGAATCAATACTTAGATTCAAAACATTTGAAatatttcttattattcttataaaattaatttgcattatttggtaatgtgatcagtattattattattttctttgcagTTGTACATTTTACTCTATAGTATCGGGAAAATAGACATGCTCTGATTACTCTTATTATACATGAATAATAATTATTTAAATGCAGTTATGACTcattccctatatatatatatatatatatatatatatatatatatatagatagagagatcgagagagagagagatagagagagagagagagagagagagagagagagagagagagagagagagagagagagagagagagagagagagagagagagagagagagagagagagagagagagagagagagagagagagagagagagagagagagagagagagagagagagagagagagagagagagagagagagagagagagagagagagagagagagagagagagagagagagagagagagagagagagattgaaatctTAGTAAAATGTTTTTATATTTCTTAATCAAAATATTTGTGAAACTACTTATGTAGGTATCACATCATATATGCATGCATTTTACCAGTAAATATAATACAATCAACTATTGTATCTTGAACATTACAGCTCCACCTGAAGAAGTTGGTGAAGTGTATCCAAGGCCACTCCTCCCACAGGAAGAACACCACTATCAAGAAACATGTACATCACCTGAACCCAAAAATAAGAAGATGCTGCAGTTCATTAAACGCATGTCATTCTACAACAAAGATCTTCACAAAAGACTGACAAAAGTTACCAAAGAGAGAAATTATTATCGTGAAGAAATCAAGAAGTATCAGGAAATTATTAATAAATTACGGAATGAATTGGATAATGTCAGAGTTGAATGCCAGGAAAATGTTTCAAAAGCATTATCTAAAACATTtacaaaaaatcaaacaaagtATTTTGTATCAAATAAGCACATACtcaagtgggaggaggaagacattagCAAAGCACTTACTTTACGATCCTTAAGCCCTAAGGCATACCGTTTCCTTAGGAAACACTGGAACTTTCCACTGCCATCTCCTGCCACTATCAGTAAATGGGTATCATAAGTTGTTGTGGAACCCGGAATTTTGTGTAATGTCATCCAACTTTTAGCTCACTATGCTCCAACAATGTGTGAATATGAGCGAATATGTGTTTTATCTTTTGATGAGTCTGCAGTTGCTCAAGCTTGGTCATATGACTCTAAAAATGACAATATATATGAACCAAAACGGAGTGTGCAGTGTGCAATGCTTAGAGGGTTATTGAAGCCTTGGAAACAGCTGGTGTTTTACGATTTTGATTGTGATATGACAAAGAACATTTTAGATAACATTATTCATGAAGTTGAAACTGCAGGATTCATCGTTGCAGCAATTGTCAGTGACCTGGGGCCAAAGAATTTAGCTTTGTGGAAGCAGTTGAACATTAATGTAAATAACAGTTCTTTCCCAAACCCATTTGAATGTAAACGCCCAGTGTTCGTATTTGCTGACGTTCCCCACCTTATCAAACTTATCAGAAATAATCTATTAGACCATGGATTCACTCTGGATGGACAGTTAGAGCCAACGGTGACAAATAGCAGTATTAGAGAGTTAATAATAAGAAGTACACATGACCTAAAAACAATTCATCGTTTGTCATACAAACATATTGATGTACAGGGACCTAAAAGAATGAACGTTCGTTTAGCTGCCCAATTACTATCACAAAGTACAGCAAAATCTATTGAGTACTTTGGAAGGAAAGGTCTTCTAAAGAGCAAGGACTGGGAGGATACAAGTAATTTCATAAGTTTAGTTGATGCATGGTTTGATGTGTTTAATGCCAAAACACCTCATGGATATAAAGGGTCTAGGGCTAGTTTTGGCATGCATTTGGAAAGTCAAACACGTTCTAAACAAAATGTTACAAACTATCAGGAATATGAAAGTTGGTGGTAAAGACAGCATGTATCCATTTCAGAAAGGAGTAATTGTATCCTCTCAGTCTTTGTTGGGACTGTATGAATTCCTAAGGAATAAGTTTGGAGTCACCTATATTATAACATACAGATTAAATCAGGACTGCCTAGAACACATGTTTGGTTACTTGAGACAAATGGGAGCTTGTTATCAACACCCCTCTCCACTTCAGTTGACATACAGAATAAGATCGTTTCTTCTTGGCAGAAACTGTGAACTGGTAGAGCAACTACAATATCACAAAAGTAACTCAAGATAATTCTCTATCTGAGGGGCCACTTCCTGTGACAGAACATTGTGACTCTGATAGTGACACACCTGATATTGACACTCTTGAGTCAGAATTGATGCTTTCAGCAATGCTTTTCTCCTCTGACTCACAATATGCTATCGAAAGCAAGGATGAAAGTAATGAGTTACATAATttagaaaaagaggaattagaggAAAGTATGGAAACAGAGGGTTTAAGGTACGTAGGGGGTTTTATTGCCCACAAATTTCCTAAATATTCATATCTTGGCACTAATGTAAACCCTGATGATAAGACATGGATTGGGAAAGtctgtagaagaaaaggaaagttgatGACACCATCAAATGATTTGTTTGAACAACTAAGATTAATGGAAAAATTATTTGAAATCTACCATGGCAAGAAATCACTAAAATCAGGGAGGAAAGCCATCAAAAAGTTAACTACACTAATATGCAAACGTGTAAATTTGCCTGAAGATGTTGTACACTACTTTGTTAGGTGCAGAGTTTATTTTAGAATAAGAATTCTTAACAGAGAAATTGAAAGATTtaagaaaatgaaatataaactCTCAAAACACATCAGATAATGAAAGAGCgcttaaatacatacatacatgtatatatatacatacatatatatatatatatatatatatatataaatatatatatatatatatatatatatatatatatatatatatatatatatatatatatatatatatttatttatttatttatttatttcatgtgtttgagGTGAGGATAGTAATGAAGATATTTCATATGAATAATATTTAGAACGGTTAGGTGCCTCTTATTTTCCCCGTTGTTGATTATATGTCAATAAAATATACAGGTATAATATTTTGTGAGTGTGAGGGTGAAAGATTTTTAGCATACTTCACTATATTTGTATTAAGTGGCTTTAATACAAGTAATCATTTTGCCGTCCTCAATTTCTTATAATCCTCATTCTACATTTAAACCTAACAATGAAAAAATAGCTCtacaaataattctctctctctctctctctctctctctctctctctctctctctctctctctctctcgttatctattTAATAAGACCGGATCACTTAATCTAGGCAGTTATgcatctttatctgtctatcagtcCATGGTCATAGTGAGCTGTATAAAGAATAACACTGATATAGGTTATGTAACTAGAACAACACTTAGATAGGACAGTATTCTGCCATAATATTTGGATTCACACATACTGTGATTTCCACCCAACATATATATTCTTACTTAAGTACACATCTcccaatgaaaaaataaatatatgatacTATATGGATCCATATAGAAATCTTGATCACCACAAAAATAACTTTATTAGCAACATTTCCTGAAATTTTCATTCAATTGCAAATAAACAAACTAAAGAATCCGGTTAAAACATAACTTAGCTTGGTGGATATAAAGGTCTACATATAAAATCCACTTTTGAGGATATATGGACACCCACGCAAATCCAAAATGTAATATAATAGAAACCATATAATGCTTTTATGTGTCATTACCAATGTGTTTATATTCAGCTAGTTGATGTCTATCAACAGTATAATTTTTCCTCATCTACCTGATCAACATAAAAATTGACATGTCATACCATCTAATAAGTCGTCACAATAATATAATCCACCTAATGTGAAAGCATGGAAAACATTTTTATAACTTTTCTGGCGGTCATGTCTCAGATACTGATAATTTGAGGATAAGACAGTGATACTGAGTAATTTCAGTATTATGTGAACATCATAATGTAATTTTAAAGTTTACCATACATACAGATGGTTTTCTTTAAAGTTTACGTTCTCTTCCACCgcgcgcactctctctctctctctctctctctctctctctctctctctctctctctctctctctctctctctctccacctctggaTTTCCTATGACGTCACGGTGGAGGTGCGCGGAGGGGGTGTGCCTAAACTACCTTATAGTATTCCTTTTACCTTGCGTTGTACATGGCTGGAGAGGGCGAGACTGAGGAGCCGTGTTCAGCACACTCCCCACAATACCTCCCAATGAATTATTATACTAGCAATGAGACAATGAATCTGTGAATGAAGCCTGGCttcagattatttttttctctcattgtaACCTGCCGTCTCGGATCAGCGGAAACACAAGACACGAGTTTGGTAGATAGGAGAACATCAAACAACCGAGTACCATTTAAGGCCGGTCAGCCCTGACAAATATCTGATTTTAGAGTAAGTTCTTAGGTAGGCATTTGTTAACAGAAAATTGTAAGAACATCATTTATTTCATTACCCCTACGAACCAGAGGGGGAAATTTGGGGGTCAGCAGACCCTAACTTACCATCCTTAAATCAAGCGAGTTTAAATGTCAGCATCAGTTTAACTATTTATTCTACCTATGGTAGAAATCTGAAAGTTGTAGGaacagtttttgttgttgttgttgttatccttagGAACAAAGAGATGTAAATTTTGGGGGTCAGCTGACACTAACTTACCACCCTTTAATCATGTCAGTTaatatgtcaatattagttaaGCTACTTATTCTACCTATGGTAGAAATCTGAATGTTGTACgaacaatttattttattttacccctAGGAACTAAATGGGACACATTTTGGGGGTCAGCTGACTCCATCTTACCACCAGAAAAATAAGTCAGTTTTTACTCCAACATTACTTTTGTTACTTAAAGTAactatataataaatataaaaactgtaACTCATAGTTGTCTTTTTTTACCTCACGGGGTCAAAATGGGCAAAATTTGGAGGTCAGCTGACCACATCTTAccacctgataatgttgtcagttttagtctcattatcaatttggacagattaactctgtgctactgcattttggtacgtgtagctcttggggtaagacatttttaccccaagggccaaaatcagactaaatttggagggcagctgacccccttttaccaccgagaaatagtgtcagttattagtagattcatatctactgcattttatcattatactgagtgaatatgattcgtgtagcttttggggtaaaatccaacacttttagggtctttttaagggcagctgaccccttcatcccccttaaatattctgtgagttatatcgccatattattaagaataaatacatagttttatatacaaagtttgaagtgtatAGTTTGAAAAGTAAAATCAACCTCAAAAAGGGGTATTTTGGCACCCCCTGGGGGCAACACCCACCCGAGTTGAAGCAGCTGACAAACCTTTTTCAATTGTCGGTGATAAACTTAACCAAGTTAGAGCATTATATCTTCTGGGCTCGTTGGGGTAAAATCACCCGTAGCTAGCTCTCGGACTATGAAGCAAAGATCGTGAATGTTGCAAAATTTGGAAAAAAAGGTGAGTTATCAGGACAGCTGTGTACTATAGGTTTGTTATGTCACTGCACAATACATTCAATAAGCTGTAACTTAAAATAATTCGTATCTTTTGAAACTAGATGCTTATAATATTTCTCCAGAGGCTGCCTGAGTTATTACTTAGTACAATTTTGAAGACCTATAAACATTTCCAGCTGTTCTTTACTGCATATTAATCATGATTTGTATTGTTAGATAACTATATCAAAATTCAAATCTAGAGACAGCTGCCATTAAATTgaggttttgcatatttttgagtTTCACTGTAGAAAGTACCATGAATCAATATATTTTGTAGACTTTGTTCACTTGTCATCTCTGTACCATCAAAATTCCAGACTGACTTTCACAATGTATACAAGAAGCTGAAAATTTTAGAATACCTTGGAagaaggaaggctgggaggatCGAGGCAGGCACGGGCAAAATACTGGCAGGAGTGAGGACAGCACAGCCTCTACCATGAttgagttcagaagagcagacttCAGGGCAGGCTGATAGACGTGACCCTCTGCAAAATTTACATTGAGTCACATTTTTATGTAGTAGTACTATACCCATCTATCTCAATGCCATGTTCCCTCAAGGGAGcagtcacacttttttttttacgttgttgcctattgcgccggtagccggtaggcatcttcccgttctggcgcaggcgagtgtttatagcggtgccatcttgcattggctcatgctgaaccccggaactcgttcttgattcgcttggacggcttcctctagagtccgggttgatgggtggtcttcaggacagcatgtggatagttttaagccactcggtggtgactgaaaaatccgagtggtagcgtgggtactcgaacccgcgtcgtccatcacgcggtgaatgtgggcccagtatgctaccagttcggccaccgcctacccaatggagtatgcatcccacgtgtggggggctccactcacacagctcttctggacagagtggagtctaaggctcttcatctcatcagctctccttctcctactgatagccttctacctcttaaactccgccgcgatgttgcctctctttctatcttctatcgatatttccacgctgactgctcttctgaacttgctaactgcatccctcccgcggccccgctgtacacgactttctactcatgctcatccctacattgtccaaaccccttatgcaagagttaaccagcatcttcactctttcatccctcacgctggtaaactctggaacaatcttccttcatctgtatttcctcctgcctacgacttgaactctttctagaggagggtatcaggacacctctcctctcgaaattgatctttctttcggccacctcttttaattattttttgggagcagcgagtacctagtgtttttttttattttattttttgtgtgcccttgagctgcctcctttgttgtaaaaaaaaccacCATGTCTCCCTGTTCAGTCACTTCCTCTCAGTACACACATTCTCTCATCTACCAACTATTTGTTTCCATTAATCATCTGCTCTATTGATCCATTTCACAAGTGGTCTCCCCCTCTCCTCAGTCCTGCTCTGTAAAGTGTCTTCACAAACTCATACTTATTCGTCATGTGGCCAACCATCTCAAAGCACCATGCTTCACAACTCACTGCTTTTGGTGTCACACCTTTACCAAACCTTTCATTCATGCTCTAATGCCTACTCCATCCCACCTCAACACACAAAATGCATCTCGCATTGCTCATTTCTACTAGTACACACATTAGTGATCGGCACGCTAcaccactcatccacacctctgATGCATGAGACAGTTGGGGGGTTAACAATTTCCTTTATTACCCTTTTCACAACCATTAGGGTTTATGCACATAGGGCTACCCACACCAGTCCTACCAGTCATCCACACTATCATCAATCCATTCCATCCATTTTCATCTATACTCTTGAGGAGACCAATAATgcgcccccttcctttcctattcccttttcatCTGCTGCCATACCAGTCCTTTTCTCTCCGCATGCCTACAaactatttttgtcattatttgaaCAAGTCTGTGCACCACACCATTTCTGGGTTTCACTAATACCTAGAAATACCTTTCCTCTCCTGAATGCTTCTAtaacttattctcctttttcgttcttcAGCCAGTTCATTTAAATTCACACATGCAACAATAAGGaccttgccctcctccccttcctggggAGAATGGAGACCCAGCTCtgcttggcattttctatcacccCCACCAGGGGCCACGGGCAGCTAGCAGGACTAGTGCAGTGTTAATTCCTAAAGGAAAATGAGTCATCAGATCACTGAGAAACTATAGGCACCATTTTCAAAGTCAGTACACTAATATAAATgtgatatgtaaaataaaataaaaactggaaTACTCATTAAACAAAGCACTTACAGTACCTGACctctgcaaagaaaaaaaaagttattaaagaTAAATTACATAAattagaagtaaataaaaa
Above is a window of Eriocheir sinensis breed Jianghai 21 unplaced genomic scaffold, ASM2467909v1 Scaffold181, whole genome shotgun sequence DNA encoding:
- the LOC126990614 gene encoding uncharacterized protein LOC126990614 gives rise to the protein MPTVCIVQKCNAARLKGDKNIHFFSLPKEKDLRKKWIELCGTHNNRSSGYVCSRHFESNAFERNLKYELFCLPVPPSQIKFKKGAVPTLGLPTLTTCEPHPPQEEPEHHIQDALTAHTAGASSQLMTCETVIEVHPQPHPPQEELLLEHHIQDALTAHTAGPSSQPKTPPEEVGEVYPRPLLPQEEHHYQETCTSPEPKNKKMLQFIKRMSFYNKDLHKRLTKVTKERNYYREEIKKYQEIINKLRNELDNVRVECQENVSKALSKTFTKNQTKYFVSNKHILKWEEEDISKALTLRSLSPKAYRFLRKHWNFPLPSPATISKWVS